The Girardinichthys multiradiatus isolate DD_20200921_A chromosome 9, DD_fGirMul_XY1, whole genome shotgun sequence genome segment ATCAAGCGAACCCTCTGCTGCAGCACAGAGCTATAAAAACCTCACAATCCCACTCAGCAGCACACCACTGAGGAGATTCGAGACAAAGCGCTGAtttgaaaacaaaccaaagacAACAAAGATGAAGATGCCACAAGTTATCATCCTCCTCCTGACCATCCTGGTCCAGGCAGGGACCGGGTTCCCCACAGACAGAGCCCGTCGGGAGAAGCACGCCTCCTGGGACGACGTGAACGTGGTGGCCCATGGCCTCCTGCAGCTCGGCCAGGGGCTGAAGGAGCACGTGGACAAGACCAAGGCCCAGATGAGAGACGTGAACAGCAGGCTGAAGACCTTCAACAGCACGGTGTCTGAGCTAGATAGGATGCAGGAGGAGCAGGGAGAAGCTTTGATTGCCCAGAGCAAGGAGGCGCAGGGGAGGTACAGGCTTCTTGCTGAACTGGGACAAGAGGTGAAGGTGGAGGTAGGGGAGGTGAAGAGGCAGACAGAGGACATAAAATCCAGGATGGACAGAATGGAGGAGGTGCTGACAGAGCCAGCGCTGGACAGCAACAACAGTGACCATGAGAGGGTTTCTTTCATCCAGGTgagttaaaataatgttttgacgttataaaaggagatttttctttaaactctgCGGCTGTAGCTGGATCTGAACACAATGAATCTGAAAAGCTTTTTCCTTGATCTCCAGAGGCTGATGGTCGCTCAGAACAGACGCATCGATCAGTTGGTGGAGAAAATCAGACAGCAGCAAGACAAACTGGAGAAACAGAGTCTCCACCTGCAAGCCCTGCAGAACAAGGTGAGAGACCTCAAACAACTATACAACTTTGTAACTTTAAATAAACGGGAGAACGATTTTAATCTTTCGgctcattgttttttttctgaaggtCACGCAAAACAAAGTGAAAACCCACAGACGAAGAGATGAAGAGATGGCACTGGAAGGCGATGCAGAGCGCAATCAAGCTGAAACAGGTAACATTTCTACAGTTTCAGCTCCTTAAAACAACATTAACCGTGTAAATCTCTCTCTTCctgtaatataaacaaataaaacaccaagattttaaatctttttagcTATAGACGTTTTTACGAAAGTCAGCTGTTAGTACACGCACAAAAAAAGCTATTCACTGACTGTATAGAGACATAATGAAACTGTTCACCTTTGCACTTTGAGTTGTATGTCTGACTCGCTGGCAGAGTTGTTCAGACACAGTGCAAAGATCAGAAAGAAATCAGGGCAATATGCTTTGCTAGGTTTGCTATGATAAGGATGCTTAAACATATTGACTCTTAAACACTATCTGATTCATCTTATGCTTTTATGGTTTGCAGGTGTGGCCAGAGATTGTCAGGATCTATTTGCACAAGGACATCGAGTCAGCGGCATCTACACAATCCAGCCCGAGAACTCAAAACCCTTCAACGTGCTCTGTGAAATGACTCCAGGTAGGTTTGTTCACTTTATTTCTCAGTCTGATTTCTCTCAATGGATATTTGCAGGaataaagaggggaaaaaaactgaaGTGTTTTCCTGCTCTCTCTGTAGGCGGTGGATGGACAATCATCCAGAAACGCCAGGATGGATCTCAAAACTTCAACCAGCTTTGGGAGAGCTACCGAAAAGGCTTTGGCAACCTCAATGGTGAGTTAAAAGCTTCCCTTAAAATTACAGCAATAATACTACAGCATAGAATGTTTCAGCATTAAAAAAcgaattgtaatattttttcttattctaTCTCCCAGGGGAGTTCTGGCTCGGTTTGGACCACATCCACTCCCTTTCCAAGCAAGGCGAGTACATCCTGCAGATAGAGCTCTCCAACGAAGTGGGGCAGCGGCAGACAGGTTATTACAGATTCCAAGTTTACGGAGAGGAGAGGATGTTCGCTCTACACCTTCAGCAGGACACTTCGCCTGGGGTTCAGAAGAGAATCGTGTCCACTG includes the following:
- the LOC124873687 gene encoding angiopoietin-related protein 4-like — protein: MKMPQVIILLLTILVQAGTGFPTDRARREKHASWDDVNVVAHGLLQLGQGLKEHVDKTKAQMRDVNSRLKTFNSTVSELDRMQEEQGEALIAQSKEAQGRYRLLAELGQEVKVEVGEVKRQTEDIKSRMDRMEEVLTEPALDSNNSDHERVSFIQRLMVAQNRRIDQLVEKIRQQQDKLEKQSLHLQALQNKVTQNKVKTHRRRDEEMALEGDAERNQAETGVARDCQDLFAQGHRVSGIYTIQPENSKPFNVLCEMTPGGGWTIIQKRQDGSQNFNQLWESYRKGFGNLNGEFWLGLDHIHSLSKQGEYILQIELSNEVGQRQTGYYRFQVYGEERMFALHLQQDTSPGVQKRIVSTGASGLPFSTADRDNDLAAEINCAEKLSGGWWFSSCGESNLNGKYPRRHRGQQPRRQAMFGTITQGHHGPLSTTLLKIAPVSMVQ